Proteins encoded within one genomic window of Acidobacteriota bacterium:
- a CDS encoding TetR/AcrR family transcriptional regulator, with protein MKKNPEGARDRIFRAAEELFSRKRFREVSVRDIASQAGVHFALVGYYFGGKQALFDEVFRSHVDPVVEEGLRELEAVTRGGRTAAVEEILRAWILPCLRQGDTPAGRAIHLRIIANLSHERWEYTHALAGNMNRSHRAFIRALRRSLPHLSERTVMWRLHFMAGALFFGVRQPASLTVLSGGRCDPEDLEATFEQILPYAAAGLRAPDPAGTETGERKRRKAGSKGKTGRNPAKQGEKP; from the coding sequence TTGAAGAAGAACCCGGAGGGGGCCCGAGACAGGATTTTCAGGGCCGCGGAGGAACTCTTTTCCCGCAAGAGATTCCGGGAAGTTTCCGTGCGCGACATCGCCTCCCAGGCGGGGGTGCATTTCGCCCTGGTGGGGTACTACTTCGGCGGGAAGCAGGCGCTGTTCGACGAGGTCTTCCGGTCGCACGTGGATCCCGTGGTCGAGGAGGGGCTGAGGGAACTCGAGGCGGTCACGCGCGGCGGGCGGACGGCCGCGGTCGAGGAGATCCTCAGGGCGTGGATCCTCCCCTGCCTGCGGCAGGGGGATACCCCGGCCGGCCGGGCGATCCACCTCCGCATCATTGCCAACCTGTCGCACGAGCGGTGGGAATACACCCACGCGCTGGCCGGCAACATGAACCGGTCGCACCGGGCCTTCATCCGGGCGCTGCGCCGGAGCCTCCCCCACCTCTCGGAAAGGACGGTGATGTGGCGCCTCCATTTCATGGCCGGCGCCCTCTTTTTCGGGGTGCGGCAGCCGGCTTCGCTGACCGTCCTGTCGGGCGGGCGGTGCGACCCCGAGGACCTGGAGGCGACGTTCGAGCAGATCCTGCCCTATGCCGCCGCCGGGCTGCGCGCGCCGGACCCCGCCGGAACCGAAACCGGGGAGCGGAAGCGCCGTAAGGCCGGATCCAAAGGGAAAACAGGGAGAAATCCCGCCAAGCAAGGAGAAAAGCCATGA
- a CDS encoding esterase → MKPRTIAVVLIFLFGAFEAGAQTGATPIREDFKPSTLNQPGQEYPQVNSQRHARFRIVAPQAQSVSVSLGGREGTPLRKGEDGAWTGTTAVPLDEGFHYYRITVDGGTFNDPGALNFYGSTRWESGIEVPAADQDFYALRDVPHGRVEQVLFPSKSTGTVRRAFVYTPPGYDRDPSGRYPVLYLQHGWGEDETAWSNQGRAHLIMDNLIAAGKARPFLIVMTYGMTNDARIGGLAKFDVGPFRTVLLDELIPYVDAHYRTLPDAAHRAMAGLSMGGMETRWITLGHLDTFSHIGLFSGGSISPEDVKAAPGFGEKVKLVFVGYGGRELGAPRAGAPRGFGGDPRADAEALTKAGIRSVFYVSPDTAHEFQSWRRCLREFAPLLFRE, encoded by the coding sequence ATGAAACCACGCACCATCGCCGTCGTCCTGATCTTTCTTTTCGGCGCCTTCGAGGCTGGGGCGCAGACCGGAGCGACCCCCATCAGGGAGGACTTCAAGCCCTCGACGCTGAACCAGCCCGGACAGGAATACCCCCAGGTCAACTCCCAGCGCCACGCGCGCTTCCGCATCGTGGCCCCCCAGGCCCAAAGCGTCAGCGTGAGTCTGGGAGGGCGAGAGGGCACCCCGCTCCGCAAGGGGGAAGACGGCGCCTGGACGGGCACCACGGCGGTGCCGCTCGACGAGGGGTTCCACTACTACCGGATCACGGTCGACGGGGGGACGTTCAATGATCCCGGCGCCCTGAATTTCTACGGCTCCACCCGCTGGGAGAGCGGGATCGAGGTCCCCGCCGCCGACCAGGATTTCTACGCGCTGAGGGATGTGCCCCACGGCCGCGTCGAGCAGGTGCTCTTCCCCTCCAAAAGCACCGGCACGGTGCGCCGGGCCTTCGTCTACACCCCCCCCGGCTACGACCGGGACCCCTCCGGGCGCTACCCGGTGCTCTACCTGCAGCACGGCTGGGGCGAGGATGAAACCGCCTGGAGCAACCAGGGGCGCGCGCACCTGATCATGGACAACCTGATCGCCGCGGGGAAGGCCCGCCCCTTCCTCATCGTGATGACCTACGGCATGACGAACGACGCCCGGATCGGCGGCCTGGCGAAATTCGACGTCGGCCCCTTCCGGACGGTCCTCCTGGACGAGCTGATCCCTTACGTCGACGCCCATTACCGCACTCTGCCCGACGCGGCGCACCGCGCCATGGCCGGGCTGTCGATGGGGGGGATGGAGACCCGCTGGATCACCCTCGGGCACCTGGACACCTTCTCGCACATCGGCCTCTTCAGCGGCGGCTCGATCTCTCCCGAGGATGTGAAGGCCGCCCCCGGTTTCGGGGAAAAGGTCAAACTGGTGTTTGTCGGGTACGGCGGCCGCGAACTCGGCGCGCCGCGCGCCGGGGCCCCTCGCGGGTTCGGCGGAGACCCGCGGGCGGACGCCGAGGCGCTCACGAAGGCCGGGATCCGGAGCGTCTTCTACGTTTCCCCCGACACGGCGCACGAGTTCCAGTCCTGGCGCCGCTGCCTCCGGGAATTCGCCCCGCTCCTGTTCCGGGAATGA
- a CDS encoding uroporphyrinogen decarboxylase, which yields MLTKRQNLLETIRGGNPDRFVNQYEAFDCDPGSPFGMIMGDPIAAASPRVGRGEPPVKDGWGVTRAWPANVPGAFPVHDEAHKVLKDITQWEKVVKAPRLDYPQSEWDKFKPQIDAVDRNEVFVTLFGAPGIFEQLHYLMGMDDCLIAFYEEPEAMKELIAYVTDWKLRYAKLVCDNFAPEVILQHDDWGSHRSSFLSPDMFEEFFLEPYKKWYGYYKERGVQLIVHHNDAYSANLVPHMIEMKIDIWQGCVTTNKVSDLIRKYGGRISFMGDIDNGLVDREDWTQELVERHVRRACEENGKHYFIPCITQGGKGAVYDGVYDAISREIDKMSKEMFR from the coding sequence ATGCTGACCAAGAGACAGAATCTGCTGGAAACCATCCGCGGCGGCAACCCGGACCGGTTCGTCAACCAGTACGAGGCGTTCGATTGCGATCCGGGTTCCCCCTTCGGCATGATCATGGGGGACCCCATCGCGGCCGCCTCGCCCAGGGTGGGGCGCGGGGAGCCGCCGGTCAAGGACGGCTGGGGCGTCACCCGGGCCTGGCCCGCCAACGTGCCGGGAGCCTTCCCGGTGCACGACGAGGCCCACAAGGTGCTCAAGGACATCACCCAGTGGGAGAAGGTCGTCAAGGCGCCGCGGCTGGACTACCCCCAGTCGGAGTGGGACAAGTTCAAGCCGCAGATCGACGCCGTCGACAGGAACGAAGTGTTCGTCACCCTGTTCGGGGCGCCCGGGATCTTCGAGCAGCTCCATTACCTGATGGGGATGGACGACTGCCTGATCGCCTTCTACGAGGAACCGGAGGCGATGAAGGAACTGATCGCCTACGTCACCGACTGGAAGCTCCGTTACGCCAAGCTGGTCTGCGACAACTTCGCCCCGGAGGTCATCCTTCAGCACGACGACTGGGGCAGCCACCGTTCGTCCTTCCTCTCCCCGGACATGTTCGAGGAGTTCTTCCTGGAACCGTACAAGAAGTGGTACGGGTACTACAAGGAGAGGGGGGTCCAGCTCATCGTGCATCACAACGACGCCTACAGCGCCAACCTCGTCCCCCACATGATCGAGATGAAGATCGACATCTGGCAGGGGTGCGTCACGACCAACAAGGTGTCGGACCTCATCAGGAAGTACGGCGGCAGGATCTCCTTCATGGGGGACATCGACAACGGTCTCGTCGACCGTGAGGACTGGACCCAGGAGCTGGTCGAGCGGCACGTACGCAGGGCGTGCGAGGAAAACGGCAAGCATTACTTCATTCCCTGCATCACCCAGGGGGGCAAGGGCGCCGTCTACGACGGGGTCTACGACGCCATTTCCAGGGAAATCGACAAGATGAGCAAGGAGATGTTCCGCTAG
- a CDS encoding cobalamin-binding protein, translating into MAKIDEVKEQVIIGKTKIVPGLVQEALDEGSAAKDILQAMIDGMKVVGDRFSAGEIYVPEMLIAAKAMAKGVEVLKPFLSSEASTSLGTCVIGTVEGDLHDIGKNLVNMMIGSAGFDMVDIGVDQAPAKFIEAIKGNKNVKLVACSALLTTTLPALKKTVDAIRESGLQGFKIIVGGAPVTPKFAEEIGADAYAPDAGSAAEKAKEIVAA; encoded by the coding sequence ATGGCCAAGATCGACGAAGTCAAAGAACAGGTAATCATCGGCAAGACCAAGATAGTTCCCGGACTGGTCCAGGAAGCCCTGGACGAGGGAAGCGCCGCGAAGGACATCCTTCAGGCGATGATTGACGGCATGAAGGTGGTGGGAGACCGGTTTTCGGCCGGCGAGATCTACGTGCCCGAGATGCTGATCGCGGCAAAGGCGATGGCCAAGGGCGTGGAAGTGCTGAAGCCCTTCCTGAGCTCCGAGGCGTCGACTTCCCTGGGCACCTGCGTCATCGGTACCGTCGAAGGCGACCTGCATGACATCGGGAAGAACCTCGTCAACATGATGATCGGCAGCGCCGGTTTCGACATGGTGGACATCGGCGTGGACCAGGCGCCCGCCAAGTTCATCGAAGCCATTAAGGGGAACAAGAACGTGAAGCTGGTGGCGTGTTCGGCGCTTCTGACCACGACCCTGCCCGCGCTCAAGAAGACGGTGGACGCCATCAGGGAGAGCGGCCTGCAGGGCTTCAAGATCATCGTCGGCGGCGCGCCCGTGACCCCGAAGTTCGCCGAGGAGATCGGGGCCGACGCCTACGCGCCCGACGCCGGATCCGCCGCCGAAAAGGCGAAGGAGATCGTCGCGGCCTAA
- a CDS encoding methyltetrahydrofolate cobalamin methyltransferase has translation MIIIAEKINGSIPSVGKAIEAGDADFIRNLAKVQSEAGADFIDVCASVEVSRELETLKWMIDIVQEATDTPIAVDSPSAETCAKAIDFCKRPGLVNSVSMEGNKIATVFPKIARTDWQCAALLCDDTGIPRSAEKRLEVLEALMQKAKEYNIDPSRLHIDPLVEMLATSDDGVNMIIEVMKEIRRRYPTLHVTGAASNISFNLPARKIVNQAFVVLAMNAGLDSVILDPLNRDLRGLIYATEALLGRDEMCIEFIQAFRRGVFGTQPQAPAKK, from the coding sequence ATGATAATAATTGCTGAAAAGATCAATGGATCGATTCCGTCCGTGGGCAAGGCGATTGAAGCCGGAGACGCCGATTTCATCAGGAACCTGGCCAAGGTGCAGTCCGAAGCGGGGGCCGATTTCATCGACGTATGCGCATCCGTCGAGGTTTCCCGGGAACTGGAAACCCTGAAATGGATGATCGACATCGTCCAGGAAGCGACCGACACCCCCATCGCCGTGGACAGCCCGAGCGCCGAGACCTGCGCGAAGGCGATCGATTTCTGCAAAAGACCCGGGCTGGTCAATTCCGTGTCGATGGAGGGGAACAAGATCGCGACGGTCTTCCCCAAGATCGCCAGGACCGACTGGCAGTGCGCCGCGCTCCTGTGCGACGACACGGGAATTCCGCGCTCGGCGGAGAAGCGCCTCGAGGTGCTCGAAGCGCTGATGCAGAAGGCGAAGGAGTACAACATCGACCCTTCCCGGCTGCACATCGACCCGCTGGTGGAAATGCTGGCGACTTCGGACGACGGCGTCAACATGATCATCGAGGTCATGAAGGAGATCCGGAGACGCTACCCCACCCTCCACGTGACGGGGGCGGCCAGCAACATCTCGTTCAACCTCCCCGCGCGGAAGATCGTGAACCAGGCCTTTGTCGTCCTCGCCATGAACGCGGGGCTGGACAGCGTGATCCTCGACCCGTTGAACCGCGACCTGCGGGGCCTCATCTACGCGACGGAAGCGCTCCTGGGGCGCGACGAGATGTGCATCGAGTTCATCCAGGCGTTCAGGAGAGGCGTGTTCGGCACGCAGCCCCAGGCGCCGGCGAAGAAATGA
- a CDS encoding hydantoinase/oxoprolinase family protein — protein MSDSGFIKIGLGVDAGGTYTDAVIFDFEADRILSKAKSPTTRWDFTVGIERALRQLDPQRLREVELVSLSTTLATNAIVENEGQKVGLLLMPPFGLDIAQNIPCRPQAVVEGQLDITGRELAPVREDEVRQAARRMVERHSVAAFAVSGFAGSINPEHELRVKSCLEEETGLFVSCGHELSDTLDFQTRAVTAFLNARIIPRIAGLLLDLERVMRRYGIDAPVFVVKGDGTLMKADLAKRRPVETILSGPAASVAGARHLTGLEDAIVVDMGGTTTDTAALASGRVRLDRDGSRVGGRRTHVQALDIRTVGLGGDSLIRFERMRFHIGPRRVAPIAWLGRHWPGTEAALDYLTLRLRQYGVSTAKMALLVRTGDAGSLPLTPLEEKILRQLEHRPHSMEELLHIFGAATEASLHLQRLEGRGVLQRCGLTLTDLLHIDGRYLEWDAETARRYAGFYTPLCRMPLDAMAAHVLALAARQLSLELLKRGLDDDTEPDRMEGCPVCRTLVRHLLEEQHPNYEVAIRLRHPVVGIGAPIRFFLPQAIVPLQTRSVIPENADVANAIGAITSQVHIRKGLWIVPGDNGDFIVEGVSGVRRFGNLEDADRFVREELTAIVRRKAGEAGTGIRDVAFETEDSVPRAASGEAVFLRRTISASLEGRPDPGSRPERDGAE, from the coding sequence TTGAGCGACAGCGGCTTCATCAAAATCGGCCTCGGAGTGGATGCCGGCGGCACCTACACCGACGCCGTCATCTTCGACTTCGAGGCGGACCGGATCCTCTCCAAGGCCAAATCGCCGACCACGCGGTGGGATTTCACGGTGGGGATCGAAAGGGCGCTCCGGCAGCTCGACCCGCAGCGGTTGCGTGAGGTCGAGCTGGTGTCGCTCTCCACCACCCTGGCCACAAACGCCATCGTCGAAAACGAGGGGCAGAAGGTCGGCCTCCTCCTCATGCCCCCCTTCGGGCTGGATATCGCCCAGAACATACCCTGCCGGCCGCAGGCGGTCGTGGAGGGACAGCTGGACATCACGGGGAGGGAACTGGCGCCGGTCCGGGAGGACGAGGTCCGGCAAGCGGCCCGCCGCATGGTGGAGCGGCACTCCGTGGCCGCCTTCGCCGTCTCCGGGTTCGCCGGTTCCATCAATCCCGAGCACGAACTCCGGGTCAAGAGCTGCCTCGAGGAGGAAACGGGCCTGTTCGTGTCGTGCGGCCACGAGCTTTCGGACACGCTCGATTTCCAGACACGGGCGGTCACGGCCTTCCTGAACGCGAGGATCATCCCGAGGATCGCCGGCCTGCTGCTCGACCTCGAAAGGGTGATGCGGCGGTACGGCATCGACGCCCCCGTGTTCGTGGTCAAGGGGGACGGCACCCTGATGAAGGCCGACCTGGCGAAACGGCGCCCCGTCGAGACGATCCTCTCGGGCCCCGCGGCCAGCGTGGCGGGCGCCCGGCACCTGACCGGGCTGGAGGATGCGATCGTCGTCGACATGGGCGGAACGACGACCGACACGGCCGCCCTGGCGTCGGGCCGGGTCCGGCTCGACCGGGATGGTTCCCGCGTCGGGGGGCGCCGGACGCACGTCCAGGCGCTCGATATCCGCACGGTCGGTCTGGGGGGGGACAGCCTGATCCGGTTCGAGCGGATGCGGTTTCATATCGGCCCCCGGCGGGTGGCCCCGATCGCCTGGCTCGGCCGTCACTGGCCCGGCACCGAAGCCGCCCTCGATTACCTGACCCTCCGCCTGCGGCAGTACGGCGTTTCCACGGCGAAGATGGCGCTCCTGGTCAGGACCGGCGATGCCGGGTCGTTGCCCCTCACCCCCCTGGAGGAGAAGATCCTCCGGCAGCTCGAGCACCGGCCGCATTCGATGGAGGAGCTGCTGCACATCTTCGGCGCCGCCACCGAGGCCAGTCTGCACCTGCAGCGGCTCGAGGGTCGGGGCGTCCTTCAAAGGTGCGGCCTGACGCTCACCGACCTGCTTCATATCGACGGCCGGTACCTGGAATGGGACGCCGAGACCGCCCGGCGCTACGCCGGCTTCTACACGCCCCTCTGCCGCATGCCCCTCGACGCGATGGCGGCCCACGTCCTCGCCCTGGCGGCGCGGCAGCTGTCCCTGGAACTGCTCAAGCGGGGCCTGGATGACGACACCGAGCCGGACAGGATGGAGGGGTGCCCCGTCTGCCGGACCCTGGTCCGCCATCTCCTGGAGGAGCAGCACCCGAATTACGAAGTGGCGATCCGCCTCCGGCACCCGGTCGTCGGCATAGGGGCGCCGATCCGGTTCTTCCTGCCGCAGGCCATCGTCCCCCTCCAGACCAGGTCCGTCATACCGGAAAACGCCGACGTGGCCAACGCCATCGGCGCGATCACGAGCCAGGTGCACATACGGAAAGGGCTCTGGATCGTCCCCGGCGACAACGGCGATTTCATCGTGGAAGGCGTTTCCGGCGTGCGCCGGTTCGGCAATCTCGAAGACGCGGACCGGTTCGTCAGGGAGGAACTGACGGCCATCGTCCGCCGGAAGGCGGGAGAAGCCGGGACCGGCATCCGGGACGTCGCCTTCGAAACCGAGGACAGCGTCCCCCGGGCGGCCAGCGGGGAGGCGGTCTTTCTCAGGCGCACCATATCCGCGAGCCTCGAGGGGCGCCCCGACCCGGGCTCCCGGCCGGAACGGGACGGCGCTGAATAG
- a CDS encoding DUF4445 domain-containing protein — protein MAKVEFMPVGRRGTCPEGTSLLECARLLDVDLVGLCGGVGVCRRCRVQVVAGAVSDPTEEDRDAFAKEELGQGHRLACMTYPLGDVRVHVPPESLSAPQRTQVEGLEVLVRPDPLARAFDVRLAPPSLGRPVPDDRNLWDLLRRDHGLAPGTIDLAVQQVLSTRLRELGFEASVVVREGEVIAVDAPATRWIGLAVDIGTTKIAVYLVDMQSGVVAASAGLMNPQISYGEDIISRIHHAGESAENAAKMQALLVDALNGSVASLCAEIGADPARIVDVVLVANTAVHHLFLRLPVRQLGLVPYVPGIGGAEDLKAREIGLKTAPGAWVHMLPNIAGYVGADHVAMLLATGVNRREGVTLAIDIGTNTEICLNRGGRMKSVSCASGPAFEGAQIRFGMRAAAGAIEHVRLDGGLPEIQTIGGGTPVGICGSGLLDAVAQMLQGGVIDSTGRMLDHPLVRRRGGVREFVLAERPGQEAVTVSQKDVRALQAAKTAIRLGIQALVEDAGIEEGEIDRVIIAGAFGTYIDVESAIAIGMLPALPLGRFEQVGNAAGTGARLALVSREKRREALEIAGADGYLELARIPDFNEKFAAATPMGAAVS, from the coding sequence TTGGCTAAAGTCGAATTCATGCCGGTGGGGAGGCGCGGCACCTGTCCCGAGGGGACATCGCTCCTGGAGTGCGCGCGGCTGCTCGACGTGGACCTGGTCGGCCTTTGCGGCGGGGTCGGGGTGTGCCGGCGCTGCCGGGTCCAGGTCGTCGCCGGGGCCGTTTCGGACCCGACGGAAGAGGACCGGGACGCCTTCGCGAAGGAGGAACTCGGCCAGGGGCACCGCCTCGCCTGCATGACCTACCCCCTGGGTGACGTCCGGGTGCACGTGCCGCCGGAGTCGCTGTCGGCCCCCCAGCGCACGCAGGTGGAGGGGCTCGAGGTGCTGGTCCGGCCGGACCCCCTGGCACGCGCCTTCGATGTCCGGCTGGCCCCTCCCTCGCTGGGACGCCCGGTGCCGGACGACCGGAACCTGTGGGACCTCCTCCGGCGCGACCACGGCCTGGCCCCGGGAACCATCGATCTCGCCGTGCAGCAGGTGCTTTCCACCCGGCTGCGCGAACTGGGGTTCGAGGCGAGCGTCGTGGTGCGGGAAGGGGAGGTCATCGCCGTCGACGCCCCGGCGACCCGCTGGATCGGCCTGGCCGTCGATATCGGCACGACCAAGATCGCGGTCTACCTGGTGGACATGCAGAGCGGCGTCGTCGCCGCCTCCGCGGGGCTGATGAATCCGCAGATATCCTACGGCGAGGATATCATCTCCCGCATCCATCACGCGGGCGAATCCGCGGAAAACGCCGCGAAAATGCAGGCCCTGCTCGTCGACGCCCTCAACGGCAGCGTCGCCTCCCTGTGCGCGGAGATCGGCGCCGATCCGGCCCGCATCGTCGACGTGGTCCTGGTCGCCAATACCGCCGTACACCACCTCTTTCTGCGCCTGCCGGTGCGGCAGCTGGGCCTGGTCCCTTACGTGCCGGGCATCGGCGGCGCCGAGGACCTCAAGGCCCGGGAAATCGGCCTGAAAACGGCACCGGGAGCCTGGGTCCACATGCTGCCGAACATCGCGGGCTATGTGGGCGCGGATCACGTGGCGATGCTGCTGGCTACCGGGGTGAACCGGAGGGAGGGGGTGACGCTGGCCATCGACATCGGCACCAACACCGAAATCTGCCTGAATCGGGGCGGCAGGATGAAGAGCGTGTCGTGCGCCTCGGGGCCGGCGTTCGAAGGCGCCCAGATCCGGTTCGGCATGCGGGCGGCGGCGGGGGCGATCGAGCACGTGCGCCTCGACGGGGGTCTCCCCGAAATCCAGACGATCGGGGGGGGCACCCCGGTCGGCATCTGCGGCTCGGGCCTGCTCGACGCCGTCGCGCAGATGCTCCAGGGCGGCGTGATCGACTCCACGGGCCGGATGCTGGACCATCCGCTCGTGCGCCGGCGCGGCGGTGTGCGGGAATTCGTCCTGGCCGAGCGTCCGGGACAGGAGGCCGTCACCGTATCCCAGAAGGACGTCCGGGCGCTGCAAGCGGCCAAGACCGCCATCCGCCTCGGCATCCAGGCGCTGGTGGAGGACGCGGGGATCGAGGAGGGGGAAATCGACCGGGTGATCATCGCCGGGGCGTTCGGCACCTACATCGACGTGGAGAGCGCCATCGCCATCGGCATGCTCCCGGCGCTCCCCCTCGGCCGTTTCGAGCAGGTGGGGAACGCGGCGGGGACCGGGGCGCGCCTGGCGCTGGTTTCGCGCGAGAAGCGCCGGGAGGCGCTGGAGATCGCGGGGGCGGACGGGTATCTCGAACTGGCCCGCATCCCCGATTTCAACGAGAAATTCGCCGCGGCCACCCCGATGGGCGCAGCCGTTTCATGA
- a CDS encoding arylamine N-acetyltransferase has translation MSDALLDLDAYFERVQYRGGTDAGEDTLRELHLAHTLGVPFENLDVFYGRPVLLDEASLFRKLVGERRGGYCFEMNGLFSLVLRKMGFRVRDLLARVILDDGRCTTRTHQVILVEAGGRRYLADVGFGNDGILAPLLLEERTEQRQFSHTYRLTNHTPLGHLLQKREGDRFHPLYAFTLEECLPDDFLMANHFTATFPGSFFLTMRMCTRPTRDGRVTLTDGRFKVVKGGEVIEKTLADESEFNALAREHFGLDPERIRR, from the coding sequence ATGAGCGACGCGCTTTTAGACCTCGACGCCTATTTCGAACGGGTGCAATACCGCGGAGGCACGGATGCCGGGGAGGACACCCTCCGGGAGCTCCACCTCGCCCACACCCTCGGCGTACCCTTCGAAAACCTGGACGTGTTCTACGGCAGACCCGTCCTGCTGGACGAGGCCTCCCTTTTCAGGAAACTGGTGGGGGAGCGGCGGGGGGGGTACTGCTTCGAGATGAACGGCCTCTTTTCCCTCGTCCTGCGGAAGATGGGGTTCCGGGTCAGGGACCTGCTGGCGCGGGTGATCCTCGACGACGGACGATGCACGACCCGGACCCACCAGGTGATCCTGGTGGAGGCGGGGGGCCGGCGGTACCTGGCGGACGTGGGCTTCGGCAACGACGGCATCCTCGCCCCGCTGCTTCTGGAGGAGCGGACGGAACAGCGGCAGTTCTCGCACACCTACCGCCTCACGAACCATACCCCCCTTGGCCACCTGCTCCAGAAGAGGGAGGGGGACCGATTCCACCCGCTCTACGCCTTCACCCTCGAGGAATGCCTCCCGGACGATTTCCTGATGGCGAACCATTTCACCGCCACCTTCCCCGGCTCCTTTTTCCTGACGATGCGCATGTGCACCCGGCCTACCCGGGACGGGAGGGTCACGCTCACCGACGGCCGCTTCAAGGTCGTGAAGGGCGGCGAGGTTATCGAAAAAACGCTCGCGGATGAATCGGAATTCAACGCCCTGGCGCGGGAGCATTTCGGCCTGGACCCGGAGCGGATCCGGCGGTAG
- a CDS encoding uroporphyrinogen decarboxylase, which produces MLTKRQNMVETMKGGRPDRFVKGYEALALVMTPFALSNVRPVKGAPPLKNRWGVTTCFPANAPGPFPVHDAEHIVIKDIEHWRDCVTVPDPVMPEEAWEETIRQVEAIDRSEYFVAPFVAPGVFEQSHYLLEITNCLTAFYTNPDELHEIYDMITEFELRLAEDICRRIRPDALFHHDDWGSQKSSFISPAMFEEFLLPCYKRIYGYYKAHGVECIVHHSDSYGENLVPYMVEMGMDVWQGAMSTNNIPKILAEHGGKLTLMGGIDNGKVDREDWTRELIHEETFRACREYGTKYYIPCTTMGDPASIYPGVYEAVMEEIDNASAEMFPSGAAGA; this is translated from the coding sequence ATGCTCACGAAAAGACAGAATATGGTGGAGACCATGAAGGGCGGTCGCCCTGACCGCTTCGTCAAGGGCTACGAGGCGCTCGCGCTGGTGATGACGCCCTTCGCCCTGAGCAACGTGCGCCCCGTCAAGGGCGCCCCTCCCCTGAAGAACCGATGGGGCGTGACTACCTGCTTCCCGGCCAACGCGCCCGGGCCCTTCCCGGTGCACGACGCGGAGCATATCGTCATCAAGGACATCGAACACTGGCGCGACTGCGTCACGGTCCCCGATCCCGTCATGCCCGAGGAGGCCTGGGAGGAGACGATCCGGCAGGTCGAGGCGATCGACCGCAGCGAGTATTTCGTGGCCCCCTTCGTCGCCCCCGGGGTGTTCGAACAGAGCCATTACCTCCTGGAGATCACCAACTGCCTGACCGCCTTCTACACCAACCCCGACGAGCTGCACGAGATCTACGACATGATCACCGAGTTCGAGCTCCGGCTGGCCGAGGATATCTGCCGGCGCATCCGGCCGGACGCCCTGTTCCATCACGACGACTGGGGGAGCCAGAAATCCTCCTTCATCTCCCCCGCCATGTTCGAGGAGTTCCTCCTCCCCTGCTACAAGCGGATCTACGGCTATTACAAGGCCCACGGCGTCGAGTGCATCGTCCACCACTCCGACTCCTACGGGGAAAACCTCGTCCCCTACATGGTGGAGATGGGGATGGACGTCTGGCAGGGGGCGATGTCGACCAACAACATCCCGAAGATCCTCGCCGAGCACGGCGGGAAGCTGACCCTCATGGGCGGCATCGACAACGGCAAGGTCGACCGCGAGGACTGGACGCGCGAGCTGATCCACGAGGAGACCTTCCGCGCCTGCCGGGAGTACGGCACCAAGTACTACATCCCCTGCACCACGATGGGGGACCCCGCCAGCATCTACCCCGGCGTCTACGAGGCCGTTATGGAGGAGATCGACAACGCCTCGGCGGAGATGTTCCCGTCCGGGGCGGCGGGGGCGTAG
- a CDS encoding DUF2284 domain-containing protein, protein MERWVRKALEAGFDEAGELDCALLVARPEVRDACRANSCRRYGTSWSCPPGCGTLEECAARLRRYSKGLIVQTVGRLEDEFDGEGMMAAAERHAETFRRLTAELRREFPGMLPMGTGSCSRCDSCTYPDAPCRDPFGASPPMEAYGILVADACRSSGIPYYHGKGTITYTACFLLR, encoded by the coding sequence ATGGAGAGATGGGTCCGAAAGGCTCTGGAAGCCGGTTTCGACGAGGCGGGCGAGCTCGACTGCGCCCTCCTCGTCGCGCGGCCCGAAGTCCGGGATGCCTGCCGCGCGAACAGCTGCCGGCGTTACGGCACCAGCTGGTCCTGCCCCCCCGGGTGCGGCACGCTCGAGGAGTGCGCCGCCCGCCTCCGCCGCTATTCGAAGGGGCTGATCGTCCAGACGGTCGGGCGGCTGGAGGACGAGTTCGACGGCGAGGGGATGATGGCCGCGGCCGAGCGCCACGCGGAGACCTTCCGCCGCCTGACCGCCGAACTGCGGCGGGAGTTCCCCGGGATGCTGCCCATGGGGACCGGGAGCTGCTCCCGCTGCGACAGCTGCACCTACCCCGACGCCCCCTGCCGCGACCCGTTCGGGGCGAGCCCCCCCATGGAGGCGTACGGAATCCTGGTCGCCGACGCCTGCCGCTCGAGCGGCATCCCCTACTACCACGGCAAGGGGACCATCACCTACACCGCCTGTTTTCTGCTCCGGTAG